One window of Epinephelus fuscoguttatus linkage group LG9, E.fuscoguttatus.final_Chr_v1 genomic DNA carries:
- the zic6 gene encoding zic family member 6, which yields MTSLSRFSGCPLSCVNPGESNTEPSVVLPPLAGEHMGLPTGSSLKLCPSHNLRDYHETRSSAYVDHSVPNFSDSGYPSHRLEHSPRGIIIGANLSGAGMPPVTDQLASRTNQHGGIGRYRDFPGYRDNRSHAFFSSYQEQAHASTDASRDLGSQMMLGLPGDLLSRTHPYGQSINPKGNSQQLVSQFLGLYKPLNMAIQRGGGDAFLRCSKQTVKHELVCKWSDGQEGAGKLSCSRAFGTMYELVTHVTVEHVGGPDHSEYVCHWENCARDRKPFKAKYKLVNHVRVHTGEKPFPCPFHGCEKVFARSENLKIHKRTHTGEKPFKCEFEGCNRRFANSSDRKKHSHVHSSDKPYMCKVRGCDKCYTHPSSLRKHMKLHCNKAQVPKSDDARPGDGGHIAEARSTRVPDGAHISPPQPPTSTQDVPLSPESRDESTPRSRFHHTFDSSLDYTAHRSQPLLDPLLLQRGNYRSQSSQYPCGQTGHTFAQSSRTFPSTSPFQKSIVNGWYTCHSGVDSFPPKQCNNIPSL from the exons atgacaagCCTTTCGAGGTTTAGTGGCTGCCCTCTCTCTTGCGTCAACCCTGGGGAGAGCAATACTGAACCCAGCGTGGTGCTGCCACCTTTGGCAGGAGAGCACATGGGACTCCCCACTGGCAGTTCCTTAAAACTCTGCCCCTCGCACAATTTGCGAGACTACCACGAGACGAGGTCCAGTGCATATGTTGACCATTCGGTTCCCAATTTTTCAGACTCTGGATACCCCAGCCACCGGTTAGAGCACAGCCCTAGGGGCATTATCATTGGAGCCAATCTTTCTGGAGCCGGCATGCCACCCGTCACTGATCAACTGGCATCAAGAACTAACCAACATGGCGGGATTGGAAGGTATCGTGACTTCCCTGGCTACAGAGACAACAGGAGCCATGCTTTTTTTTCAAGTTATCAGGAGCAGGCCCACGCCTCCACCGACGCATCCCGAGACCTCGGCAGCCAGATGATGCTGGGTCTACCTGGCGACCTCCTCAGCCGGACTCACCCTTATGGGCAAAGCATCAACCCCAAGGGCAACAGCCAACAGCTTGTCTCCCAATTCCTGGGTCTGTACAAGCCCCTCAACATGGCAATTCAGCGTGGAGGAGGCGACGCTTTCCTCAGGTGCTCCAAACAAACAGTGAAGCACGAGCTGGTGTGCAAGTGGAGTGACGGCCAAGAGGGGGCTGGGAAGCTGTCCTGCTCCAGAGCCTTCGGGACCATGTATGAACTTGTCACCCATGTGACAGTGGAGCATGTCGGAGGACCAGACCACTCTGAGTATGTGTGTCACTGGGAGAATTGTGCGAGAGACAGGAAGCCTTTCAAAGCCAAATACAAGCTGGTGAACCACGTCAGAGTCCACACAGGGGAAAAGCCCTTTCCCTGCCCCTTTCACGGCTGTGAGAAAGTTTTTGCAAGATCAGAAAATCTTAAGATCCACAAGAGGACTCACACAG GTGAAAAACCTTTTAAATGTGAGTTCGAGGGCTGCAACCGGAGGTTTGCGAACAGCAGCGACCGAAAGAAGCACTCTCACGTGCACTCCAGTGACAAACCCTACATGTGCAAGGTCAGGGGCTGCGACAAGTGTTACACCCACCCGAGCTCCCTGAGAAAGCATATGAAGCTGCACTGCAACAAGGCCCAGGTCCCCAAAAGCGATGACGCGCGTCCCGGCGACGGGGGTCACATCGCGGAGGCCAGGTCGACCCGAGTCCCGGATGGAGCCCATATCAGCCCTCCTCagccccccacctccacccaaGATGTCCCCCTGTCCCCAGAGAGTCGAGACGAGTCGACCCCGAGGTCACGTTTCCATCACACGTTTGACAGCAGTTTGGACTACACCGCGCACAGGTCACAGCCCCTCTTGGACCCTTTGTTGCTACAGAGAGGCAACTACAGGTCCCAGTCCTCCCAGTACCCCTGCGGACAGACGGGTCACACTTTCGCCCAGAGCTCACGGACTTTCCCCTCCACTTCTCCCTTTCAGAAAAGTATCGTCAATGGATGGTACACATGCCACAGCGGCGTGGACTCTTTCCCACCAAAGCAATGTAACAACATCCCCTCTCTCTGA